In Populus alba chromosome 1, ASM523922v2, whole genome shotgun sequence, a single window of DNA contains:
- the LOC118037690 gene encoding uncharacterized WD repeat-containing protein C2A9.03 produces MSHYQGDDAEYMADEYEMEDADDDMDEEFRAREMGSDSDVDEYDYLNNKVADMSAADARNGKDIQGIPWERLSVTREKYRQTRLEQYKNYENIPHSGEVSRKDCKITKKGGLYYEFRRNSRSVKSTILHFQLRNLVWATTKHDVYLMSHFSVTHWSSLTCSKSDVLDVSGHVAPTEKHPGSLLEGFTQTQVSTLAVKGNLLVAGGFQGELICKHLDRPGVSFCSRTTYDDNAITNAVEIYDSPSGAVHFTASNNDCGVRDFDMEKYQLSKHFCFPWPVNHTSLSPDGKLLTIVGDNPAGMLVDSSTGKKVASLSGHWDFSFASAWHPDGVTFATGNQDKTCRIWDARNLSESVAVLKGNLGAIRSIRFTSDGRYMAMAEPADFVHVYDAKNGYEKEQEIDFFGEISGVSFSPDTEALYIGVWDRTYGSLLEYGRCRNYSYLDSFV; encoded by the exons CTGAATACATGGCAGATGAATATGAAATGGAAGATGCTGACGATGACATGGACGAAGAATTTCGTGCTAGGGAGATGGGCTCAgactctgatgttgatgaataTGACTACCTG AATAACAAAGTAGCTGACATGTCTGCTGCTGACGCTAGAAATGGAAAAGACATCCAGGGAATTCCTTGGGAAAGGCTTAGTGTTACTAGAGAGAAATACAGGCAAACAAGGCTAGAACAATACAAGAACTATGAGAACATACCCCATTCTGGGGAAGTTTCAAGAAAG GATTGCAAAATTACTAAAAAGGGGGGCTTGTATTATGAGTTTAGACGAAATTCTAGATCTGTCAAATCAACCATTCTTCATTTTCAG TTGAGGAACTTGGTTTGGGCCACAACAAAGCATGATGTCTACCTCATGTCACATTTCTCTGTCACTCATTGGTCCTCCTTAACTTGCAGCAAGTCTGATGTTCTTGATGTTTCTGGACATGTGGCACCAACTGAG AAACATCCTGGAAGTCTGTTGGAAGGATTCACACAGACTCAAGTTAGTACTCTAGCAGTAAAAGGTAATTTGCTAGTTGCTGGAGGGTTCCAGGGAGAACTTATTTGCAAG CATCTAGATCGGCCTGGAGTAAGCTTTTGTTCCAGAACAACTTATGATGATAATGCCATCACCAACGCTGTTGAGATTTATGACAGTCCAAG TGGTGCCGTTCACTTCACTGCTTCAAACAATGACTGTGGAGTTAGAGACTTTGATATGGAGAAATATCAGCTCTCAAAGCATTTCTGTTTTCCTTGGCCCGTGAAT CATACTTCCCTTAGTCCTGATGGAAAGCTTCTAACAATTGTCGGGGACAACCCAGCTGGTATGTTGGTGGACTCCAGCACTGGAAAG AAAGTGGCATCCTTGTCTGGGCATTGGGATTTCTCTTTTGCTTCAGCGTGGCATCCTGATGGGGTCACCTTTGCTACTGGGAACCAGGACAAAACATGCCGCATTTGGGATGCTCGAAACCTGTCCGAGTCAGTTGCTGTTTTGAAGGGAAATCTTGGTGCAATTCGATCAATTCGTTTCACATCTGATGGCCGATATATGGCAATGGCTGAGCCTGCAGATTTTGTGCATGTTTATGATGCAAAAAATGGGTATGAAAAGGAGCAGGAGATTGATTTCTTTGGTGAGATATCTGGTGTGTCATTCAGTCCGGACACAGAGGCTCTTTACATTGGAGTGTGGGATCGCACATATGGTAGCCTCCTTGAGTATGGCCGTTGCCGGAACTATTCATACCTTGACTCCTTTGTTTGA
- the LOC118037691 gene encoding photosystem I reaction center subunit V, chloroplastic, with product MATSSLLFTPSIQKNHHNLNPSNLSFQGLRPLTRAKTTSLSKISTAAPKRSLAVKAELNPSLVISLSTGVSLFLGRFVFFNFQRENVAKQVPEQNGLTHFEAGDKRAKEYVSLLKSNDPVGFNIVDVLAWGSIGHIVAYYILATASNGYDWDPSFPCCF from the coding sequence ATGGCAACCTCCAGCTTGCTCTTCACGCCCTCTATCCAAAAGAACCACCACAACCTCAACCCCTCCAACCTCTCATTCCAAGGCCTTAGACCCCTCACCAGGGCCAAAACCACCTCCCTCTCCAAGATCAGCACCGCTGCACCAAAAAGGAGCTTAGCTGTGAAAGCAGAGCTTAACCCATCACTGGTCATAAGCTTGAGCACAGGGGTATCACTCTTTTTGGGAAGGTTTGTGTTCTTTAACTTCCAAAGGGAGAACGTGGCAAAACAGGTGCCTGAGCAGAATGGTTTGACTCACTTCGAGGCAGGAGATAAGCGTGCCAAGGAATATGTAAGCCTCCTGAAATCAAATGATCCAGTTGGTTTCAACATTGTTGATGTTCTTGCTTGGGGATCCATTGGCCATATTGTTGCCTACTACATCTTAGCCACAGCCAGCAATGGCTATGACTGGGACCCCAGCTTCCCATGTTGCTTTTAG